A portion of the Armatimonadota bacterium genome contains these proteins:
- a CDS encoding PEP-CTERM sorting domain-containing protein, which translates to MRILGLLAACLILTACVGPALANDVGRTIASSGLTVPEPGSLLALSTGLIGLVGFVFRKRGKF; encoded by the coding sequence ATGAGGATACTGGGTTTGTTGGCAGCATGCCTGATCCTTACCGCGTGTGTCGGACCTGCCCTGGCTAATGATGTGGGCAGGACCATCGCCTCAAGTGGGCTGACAGTTCCTGAGCCTGGGAGTTTGCTTGCGCTTTCAACCGGACTTATAGGTCTTGTCGGTTTTGTATTTAGAAAACGTGGTAAGTTCTAA
- a CDS encoding flagellar biosynthesis anti-sigma factor FlgM, giving the protein MILPINSADNALGVHLNKVYKTQSITSAQQTGRSDNVTISKFSELLEHARACAMAQPDIRTDVVEKAKAALAEGNLAGSSDIASSLINRAVEGQV; this is encoded by the coding sequence ATGATACTGCCGATCAATAGCGCGGACAACGCGTTGGGCGTCCACCTGAACAAAGTATACAAGACACAGTCAATCACATCTGCACAGCAGACGGGCAGGAGCGACAACGTGACTATTTCCAAGTTTTCAGAGCTGCTTGAGCATGCCAGAGCCTGTGCTATGGCGCAGCCGGATATCAGGACCGATGTAGTTGAGAAAGCAAAAGCAGCTCTTGCCGAAGGCAATCTCGCCGGCAGCAGTGATATTGCATCATCGCTTATCAACCGCGCGGTCGAAGGGCAGGTGTAG
- a CDS encoding flagellar basal body L-ring protein FlgH, which translates to MRRSFIILALVFTMAASACAESLWQPEAAKSQYADKRAAKVGDIVTVIIVETATSSQSASTNAKKDSSLSTGGGTGAILKNIPAVSYSGGDSMKASGATTRTSTFTTTMTATITKINDNGNFQIEGSRFVQTNAEKEEVKLSGIIRPQDITTDNTVSSACIADAKITHVGSGAISSRQKEGIISKIFKILF; encoded by the coding sequence ATGAGAAGATCATTTATAATTCTAGCGCTTGTTTTTACAATGGCAGCTTCGGCTTGCGCGGAATCGCTGTGGCAGCCGGAGGCGGCGAAGTCGCAATACGCCGATAAGCGCGCGGCCAAAGTCGGAGATATAGTGACGGTGATCATCGTGGAGACGGCTACATCCAGCCAGTCGGCTTCTACAAACGCAAAAAAGGACTCATCCCTTAGCACCGGCGGTGGTACAGGCGCCATTCTAAAGAATATTCCCGCAGTGAGTTACAGCGGCGGTGACAGCATGAAGGCCTCCGGGGCCACCACGCGAACCAGCACGTTCACAACTACTATGACCGCTACCATTACTAAAATAAACGACAACGGCAACTTTCAGATAGAGGGCAGCCGTTTTGTGCAGACAAACGCAGAGAAGGAAGAGGTCAAGCTATCCGGTATTATCCGTCCGCAGGATATAACTACGGACAACACTGTCTCTTCCGCGTGCATTGCTGATGCCAAGATCACCCATGTCGGAAGCGGCGCCATCAGCAGCAGGCAAAAAGAAGGCATTATCAGCAAGATTTTCAAGATACTGTTTTAG
- a CDS encoding flagellar basal body P-ring protein FlgI — MRTYLRQIIISVMLLTVVAGSAQAQVRLKDIANVEGVRSNQLVGYGIVVGLDGTGDSQQSKFTIQTVANMLESYGITVSADKLKLKNVAAVMITATLPPFTRQGSTIDAVVSSLGDARSLQGGTLLQAPLKAGNGEVYAVAQGPLSIGGFNAGGGGDSVSKNHATVGRIPGGAIVERETKTQLTTEDKLNVTLNQNDFTTACRAADAINDRIGGQYAEAMDGNVISVKLPVEYKDNPVPLIAMLESVELTTDTTAKVIVNERTGTIIIGGQVRVLPVAISHGALTIKISSDVTVSQPNPLAKGKTVVTKNKDIDVSEPPSHLVEIDGSSIEELVRALNALKVTPRDLISILQAIKEAGALQAQLEII; from the coding sequence TTGAGAACTTATTTGAGACAAATCATAATATCGGTAATGCTGCTTACCGTTGTAGCCGGGTCGGCGCAGGCGCAGGTCAGGCTCAAGGATATCGCCAATGTAGAGGGCGTGCGCAGCAACCAGCTTGTCGGTTACGGCATAGTGGTCGGGCTTGACGGCACCGGTGACAGCCAGCAGTCCAAGTTTACGATCCAGACTGTCGCGAACATGCTCGAAAGTTATGGGATCACGGTGTCCGCGGACAAGCTGAAACTGAAGAACGTGGCGGCGGTTATGATTACGGCCACTCTGCCCCCGTTTACAAGGCAGGGCAGCACAATCGATGCCGTAGTCTCATCTCTGGGTGATGCGCGTTCTCTGCAGGGAGGCACGCTCCTCCAGGCTCCACTTAAGGCCGGAAACGGTGAAGTGTATGCAGTAGCTCAGGGGCCGTTATCGATAGGCGGCTTCAATGCGGGCGGCGGCGGAGATTCCGTCTCCAAAAACCATGCCACAGTGGGCAGGATTCCCGGCGGAGCAATTGTAGAGCGTGAGACCAAGACTCAGCTTACTACCGAAGACAAGCTCAACGTAACACTCAACCAGAACGACTTTACGACAGCATGTCGTGCAGCCGATGCAATAAACGACCGCATAGGCGGCCAGTATGCCGAAGCAATGGACGGCAATGTAATATCCGTCAAGCTGCCGGTGGAGTATAAAGATAACCCGGTACCGCTGATCGCCATGCTCGAGTCGGTCGAACTGACAACAGATACGACTGCCAAGGTTATCGTTAACGAGCGCACAGGCACCATCATAATCGGTGGACAGGTCCGGGTGCTGCCGGTCGCGATATCTCACGGTGCGCTGACGATTAAGATTTCGTCCGATGTGACTGTTTCTCAACCGAATCCTCTCGCAAAAGGAAAGACGGTTGTGACAAAGAATAAGGACATCGACGTAAGTGAGCCGCCAAGCCATCTGGTCGAGATCGACGGATCAAGCATTGAAGAACTGGTACGCGCTCTTAACGCACTTAAGGTGACGCCAAGAGACTTAATCTCTATTCTTCAGGCAATCAAAGAAGCCGGCGCTCTGCAGGCTCAGTTGGAGATCATCTGA
- the flgN gene encoding flagellar export chaperone FlgN — protein MSTCKELGEALAGCLKEVSSLLAHAHTITLKQRDALVASDPEGISVTCKAHEEILRRVAEADQRAAALAVDLAIAADMDPNNTDPHSLASAAGLPYSLAIEAEMKEISSLAEKMRRANEINRKLLSNGLEIITGSMRAIANDPGPSSYSKDAHISAGQTMVLSLDTRV, from the coding sequence ATGTCGACTTGTAAAGAACTCGGCGAGGCGCTGGCAGGCTGCCTGAAAGAAGTGAGCTCCCTGCTTGCGCACGCCCACACAATCACACTGAAACAGCGTGATGCGCTTGTTGCAAGCGATCCTGAAGGTATATCGGTAACCTGCAAAGCGCACGAAGAGATACTGCGCCGAGTCGCCGAGGCCGACCAGAGGGCGGCAGCTTTGGCTGTAGACCTTGCTATCGCTGCGGATATGGACCCTAATAATACGGACCCTCACTCTCTTGCATCGGCGGCGGGCCTGCCATACTCGCTGGCCATTGAGGCCGAGATGAAAGAGATATCGTCGCTTGCGGAGAAGATGCGCAGAGCAAACGAGATCAATCGTAAGCTGCTCTCCAATGGACTTGAGATCATCACCGGGTCAATGCGCGCAATCGCAAACGACCCCGGACCGTCGTCATATTCAAAGGACGCGCACATATCAGCGGGCCAGACAATGGTCTTGAGCCTGGATACTCGCGTATAG
- the flgA gene encoding flagellar basal body P-ring formation chaperone FlgA: MKRAILIIQTVYMAFFACVAADAAAARVILRPESEVQPAQSVKIEDIARIEAPQKLAERIGDIVVASSLLPGKHRSVETKYIKVRLKSANLDKKVDLVGPDSVDIVGKCIKISSDDLSSQAKSFVMNSLSAEGMTYDIVVDRAPREITIAQSDNVEVRPRLASGGFRPGVNTIVLDVVSDGRTVATSSAALTIKTVAEVLVATKSMRQGEAITASNTSWERRDITFVQSAIIRNTDQGNQELIAKRTIQPGSTITTESVELPPDVRRGDTVNLVVKCGNVILHTTAQVKQDGRAGDTVRVVSAVSQDEVRAQVVEPGMVEIVR; encoded by the coding sequence ATGAAGCGCGCGATCTTGATCATACAGACAGTCTATATGGCGTTCTTTGCTTGCGTCGCGGCTGATGCGGCAGCGGCCAGGGTAATCCTGCGTCCCGAGTCGGAGGTGCAGCCCGCACAGTCTGTCAAGATCGAGGATATTGCGCGCATAGAAGCTCCACAGAAACTGGCGGAGCGTATAGGCGATATCGTCGTGGCTTCAAGTCTTCTGCCCGGCAAGCACCGAAGCGTGGAGACCAAGTATATAAAGGTAAGGCTGAAGTCCGCAAACCTCGACAAGAAAGTCGATCTCGTGGGACCCGATTCGGTCGACATAGTCGGTAAATGCATCAAGATCAGTTCGGACGATCTTAGCAGTCAGGCGAAGTCGTTTGTTATGAATAGTCTTTCTGCCGAAGGGATGACCTACGATATAGTTGTGGATCGCGCTCCCAGAGAGATCACAATCGCGCAGAGCGACAATGTCGAAGTGAGGCCGAGGCTTGCAAGCGGCGGGTTCAGGCCGGGAGTAAATACCATTGTGCTCGATGTTGTCTCAGACGGCAGGACGGTGGCGACCAGCAGCGCAGCGCTGACGATCAAGACGGTAGCCGAAGTATTGGTCGCGACAAAGTCAATGCGCCAGGGTGAGGCCATTACGGCCTCCAACACATCCTGGGAGCGAAGAGACATTACATTTGTCCAGAGCGCGATTATACGCAATACCGATCAGGGCAACCAGGAATTGATAGCGAAGCGGACAATTCAGCCCGGCAGCACTATTACGACCGAATCGGTCGAGCTTCCGCCGGATGTGCGCCGCGGCGATACGGTGAACCTTGTCGTCAAGTGCGGCAACGTGATTCTACACACAACGGCTCAGGTCAAACAGGACGGCAGGGCCGGTGATACGGTCCGTGTAGTATCCGCGGTTTCACAGGATGAAGTCCGGGCACAGGTTGTCGAGCCCGGCATGGTGGAGATAGTCAGGTAG
- a CDS encoding aspartate aminotransferase family protein gives MAVYDLTPVDVPQVNTKYRTIKTKFPVPESLPILEKLRQCEPQSMSGQPPVIWHKADDFTIEDRWGNRWIDWSSCVLVANAGHGRKEIRDALKKIVDQGLLASYVFVHEQRAELCGMLQSLAPEPEKYRVFLLSTGSEATENCVKLSKTYALKKHGPHKKYFVSFENAFHGRTMGSQLAGGMERQKEWMVDRDQTFIQVPFPDGYKTVDRSFDLFLSTLKAKGIKPEDIAGVMTESYQGVGPDFLTVEYAQKLQEFCRKYDIVMTFDEVQSGFGRTGKLFCFEHYGVKPDLIPCGKGISSSLPISAVMGRDDIMGLYPPGSMTSTHSASPLPVAAAVANLKLILDEKLTERAARLGEIMNPELERIQKKYPDRLGCFHGLGLVGGIQVVKPGTKEPDSLTATAINLKCVHKGLLMFAPVGIGGECLKIAPPLTIAEDALHESIDVFEEAVDEVLG, from the coding sequence ATGGCTGTTTATGATCTTACACCTGTGGATGTGCCGCAGGTCAATACAAAATACAGGACTATAAAGACAAAGTTTCCGGTGCCGGAATCGCTGCCGATACTCGAGAAATTAAGGCAGTGCGAACCGCAGAGTATGTCCGGCCAGCCGCCGGTAATCTGGCACAAGGCTGATGATTTCACTATAGAAGACCGCTGGGGAAACCGTTGGATAGACTGGTCGAGCTGTGTGCTGGTCGCTAACGCGGGTCATGGCCGCAAAGAGATACGTGATGCCCTTAAAAAGATTGTAGACCAGGGGCTGCTGGCCAGTTATGTATTTGTGCATGAGCAGCGTGCTGAACTTTGCGGGATGCTCCAGTCGCTTGCGCCGGAACCGGAGAAGTATCGTGTATTTCTTCTCTCAACTGGCAGCGAGGCCACTGAGAACTGCGTCAAGCTCTCAAAAACATATGCGCTGAAAAAGCATGGACCGCATAAGAAGTATTTTGTCTCATTTGAAAATGCTTTCCACGGCAGGACGATGGGCTCGCAGCTTGCAGGCGGAATGGAAAGGCAGAAGGAATGGATGGTTGACAGGGACCAGACATTTATCCAGGTTCCCTTCCCGGACGGCTACAAGACTGTAGACAGGTCATTTGATCTGTTCCTGAGCACACTCAAAGCAAAGGGGATCAAGCCGGAAGATATAGCTGGGGTTATGACTGAGAGCTATCAGGGTGTGGGCCCCGATTTTCTGACTGTGGAGTATGCTCAAAAGCTGCAGGAGTTCTGCCGCAAATATGATATTGTGATGACATTTGACGAGGTGCAGTCCGGCTTCGGGCGCACCGGTAAGCTGTTCTGCTTTGAGCACTATGGAGTCAAGCCGGACCTGATCCCCTGCGGCAAGGGAATATCGTCATCACTGCCTATATCGGCGGTTATGGGTCGTGATGATATCATGGGTCTGTACCCGCCCGGATCGATGACATCTACTCACTCTGCTTCGCCGCTGCCTGTGGCTGCCGCTGTAGCGAATCTGAAACTTATACTCGACGAGAAGCTCACCGAAAGAGCGGCTCGCCTTGGCGAGATAATGAACCCTGAGCTTGAGCGCATACAGAAGAAATACCCGGACCGGTTGGGCTGCTTCCACGGATTGGGACTGGTCGGCGGCATCCAGGTGGTAAAGCCGGGAACCAAAGAGCCGGACTCATTGACCGCCACTGCGATCAATCTCAAGTGCGTGCACAAGGGTCTGCTGATGTTTGCGCCTGTCGGCATAGGGGGAGAGTGCCTCAAGATAGCGCCTCCGCTTACAATTGCCGAAGACGCGCTGCATGAGTCGATTGATGTGTTTGAAGAAGCGGTCGACGAAGTTTTAGGCTAA
- the flgG gene encoding flagellar basal-body rod protein FlgG: MIRALYTAATGMAAQQTNLDITANNLANVNTSGFKKTRADFQDLLYQTIRSAGSSQAQGVQVPTGIQVGLGTRMAATQKIFTQGDYKQTDNDLDVMIEGDGFFQVMQPSGETAYTRDGSFKKDSDGKLVTSDGYAVQPEITIPSEADDITIGEDGTVTVTVSGQTAPQQIGQIQIVKFLNPAGLNSLGKNLYAATDASGEPATATPGQDGAGTLSQGMVEMSNVSVVDEMVNMIEAQRAYEVNSKSIQTSDDMLSIANNLKR; the protein is encoded by the coding sequence ATGATCCGAGCTTTATATACGGCCGCAACCGGAATGGCAGCCCAGCAGACCAATCTGGATATCACTGCAAACAACCTGGCAAACGTCAACACGTCGGGCTTTAAAAAGACCCGCGCCGACTTCCAGGATTTGCTTTATCAAACTATTCGCTCCGCCGGGTCTTCGCAGGCTCAGGGAGTGCAGGTTCCCACGGGAATACAGGTAGGTCTTGGAACCCGCATGGCTGCCACGCAGAAGATATTTACTCAGGGCGATTACAAACAGACTGATAATGACCTTGATGTCATGATCGAAGGTGATGGTTTCTTCCAGGTGATGCAGCCGTCGGGTGAAACTGCATATACCCGTGACGGCTCATTTAAGAAGGACAGCGACGGCAAACTGGTCACATCCGACGGCTACGCAGTGCAGCCTGAGATCACAATTCCATCTGAGGCTGATGACATTACAATCGGTGAAGATGGGACGGTAACAGTCACTGTTTCGGGTCAGACAGCCCCGCAGCAGATCGGGCAAATCCAGATCGTCAAGTTTCTTAACCCGGCAGGTCTGAACAGCCTGGGCAAAAACTTATATGCCGCCACGGACGCCTCCGGTGAGCCTGCAACCGCCACACCCGGTCAGGACGGCGCAGGCACACTCAGCCAGGGCATGGTTGAAATGTCAAACGTCAGTGTAGTGGACGAGATGGTCAACATGATCGAGGCTCAGAGAGCCTATGAAGTCAACTCCAAGAGCATTCAGACATCGGATGATATGCTCAGCATAGCCAACAATCTGAAGAGGTAA
- the flgL gene encoding flagellar hook-associated protein FlgL has protein sequence MRTSLSQQIQSALIYANNSSQKLSLAQNQAVSGKRIITPSDDVPGTNKALSLRSDISTTQQFADNITVSKPLVQATEDALSSLVDCVQSVRDILMTAASDASDDTPKTCSDQLDDILEQMADIANTKHTDQYVFSGTATDKPAVSLSGSATNPYQYDGNAGTRTTQVLSWVNLQVNIPGSSVFNFDGSAGAGSTDVFTMVTQLKDKILHGSVKDVSAELKNVDDNLDNLLSCEARMGSWESRMENASDTLADTKTRLKEMLSDTEDVDMTEAVVNLKTQQNVYQAALSVTSQILSVSLASMDYMS, from the coding sequence ATGAGAACATCGCTGAGTCAACAAATACAGAGCGCATTGATATATGCAAACAATTCGAGCCAGAAACTCTCGCTTGCGCAGAACCAGGCAGTCAGCGGTAAACGCATAATAACACCCTCAGATGATGTGCCAGGGACAAATAAAGCGCTAAGTTTGCGATCTGATATAAGTACTACGCAACAGTTTGCCGATAATATTACCGTGAGCAAGCCGTTAGTCCAGGCTACGGAGGATGCACTTTCGTCTCTGGTGGATTGTGTGCAATCGGTTAGAGATATTTTAATGACGGCAGCTTCGGATGCTTCTGATGATACGCCAAAAACATGTTCCGATCAGTTGGACGATATACTGGAGCAGATGGCGGACATTGCGAATACGAAACATACCGACCAGTATGTGTTCAGCGGAACGGCAACTGACAAGCCTGCTGTTTCTCTTAGCGGATCGGCAACGAATCCGTATCAATATGATGGAAATGCAGGGACGCGTACAACACAGGTTCTATCCTGGGTTAATCTCCAGGTGAACATACCGGGCAGCAGCGTGTTCAACTTTGATGGCAGCGCCGGAGCAGGATCTACCGATGTATTTACCATGGTCACGCAGTTGAAAGACAAGATCCTCCATGGAAGTGTAAAGGACGTAAGTGCCGAGTTGAAAAATGTTGATGACAACCTTGACAACCTGCTCTCTTGCGAGGCAAGAATGGGCTCATGGGAGTCAAGAATGGAAAATGCGTCAGACACGCTGGCCGATACAAAAACAAGATTGAAGGAGATGCTCTCCGACACCGAAGATGTAGACATGACCGAAGCAGTGGTGAATTTAAAGACTCAGCAGAATGTCTATCAAGCCGCGCTTTCGGTCACTTCTCAAATACTGAGCGTATCTCTTGCTAGTATGGATTACATGTCCTAG
- a CDS encoding alpha/beta hydrolase, translating into MPVINVDGLRVSYTDTGSGMPIVFVPGLAGSKDWFDYQALGLADHYRIISYDLRQTRGQNAYNLDVLVDDLARLLSRLRIFAAVVAGHGLGGLIALKFAAVHPECSPALVLCSTTPSFPHSSDDEFISHMLPGEIKFESAIIRWWKKWFGCNNANGRNALTNCLTNIDHATLTRRLDILRSSDLTPLLGDIEVPTLVVASTDDVPYVLAGSQILEEGIPDTNLEIIEGADRFYFHTRHDLFNALIADYLSEKIAQF; encoded by the coding sequence GTGCCGGTTATCAACGTGGATGGCCTGCGGGTCAGCTACACCGACACCGGTAGCGGTATGCCGATAGTTTTTGTCCCCGGGCTTGCAGGATCGAAGGACTGGTTCGATTATCAGGCTTTGGGACTGGCCGATCACTATCGCATAATCAGCTACGATCTGCGTCAGACCCGCGGTCAAAATGCATATAACCTTGATGTTCTGGTCGATGATCTGGCTCGTCTGCTATCCAGACTGAGGATATTCGCTGCCGTGGTAGCCGGGCATGGCCTGGGTGGATTGATAGCTTTGAAGTTCGCTGCAGTGCATCCCGAATGCAGCCCTGCACTGGTTTTATGCTCCACCACTCCATCATTTCCTCACTCATCCGATGATGAGTTTATCTCACATATGCTTCCGGGAGAGATTAAGTTTGAGAGCGCAATTATCAGGTGGTGGAAAAAGTGGTTCGGATGCAATAACGCCAATGGGCGCAACGCACTAACCAACTGCCTGACTAATATAGACCATGCGACACTGACCAGGCGTTTGGACATCCTGCGAAGCTCTGATTTAACTCCCCTGCTCGGCGATATTGAAGTTCCCACACTGGTAGTAGCTTCCACAGACGATGTGCCTTATGTGCTTGCCGGATCGCAGATTTTGGAAGAGGGCATACCTGATACAAACTTGGAAATAATCGAAGGCGCGGACCGCTTCTATTTCCACACCAGGCATGACCTCTTCAATGCTTTAATCGCTGATTATCTTTCCGAGAAGATTGCGCAGTTTTAG
- the flgK gene encoding flagellar hook-associated protein FlgK, translating into MSSTFFGLGVAYSGLSAQKRAMDVLAYNIANANDPTYKRQQTIQVEGAVLATSQEASPLGNSAIGSGVTSGDVERIVDRLIENRLRDATTKSAQWDYTQNTLSQLETMLGEPSDTGLQNDINVFWNAWQTVANTPKDESIRSSLLEDTSAMCERIQYQYGQMSDMIDDLNLAVVDSVNQINLMAKEVGKLNNEIGALSSGEMPVNDLLNRRDALVQEIAKYMDVTVNGESGSDLVVSLGGNVLVQGTKVNLLTTETGTNGQQAVVWERDSQPVNINGGQLYATLQLRDETIPGYMQQLDDIATELVSTVNAAHHTGQTLTGVAGGDFFKAGTTAANISLDPNVASNPKLVAASGSDPTSAGAGNGDIAKAIANLKSTATSTGHTINEMYATLIGDIGSSSASAETQSEASGLSLQQFTTQQQAISGVSLDEEMTNMIKFQQAYNAASRVLTVMDQMLQVLINTGT; encoded by the coding sequence ATGTCAAGCACTTTCTTTGGGTTAGGAGTTGCATATTCGGGGCTGTCGGCGCAAAAGCGCGCCATGGATGTGCTCGCCTACAACATTGCGAACGCAAATGACCCTACCTATAAGCGTCAACAGACAATTCAGGTCGAGGGGGCGGTGCTCGCAACCTCGCAGGAAGCCTCGCCGCTCGGCAATTCCGCGATAGGCTCCGGCGTGACCAGTGGTGATGTCGAGCGAATTGTTGACAGGCTCATAGAAAACCGTCTTCGCGACGCCACTACCAAAAGCGCCCAGTGGGATTATACGCAGAACACTCTATCCCAACTTGAAACAATGCTCGGTGAGCCGAGCGATACCGGACTTCAAAATGATATAAACGTTTTTTGGAACGCATGGCAGACAGTTGCCAATACTCCCAAAGATGAATCGATCAGAAGCTCGCTGCTTGAAGACACGAGCGCCATGTGCGAGAGAATACAGTATCAGTATGGCCAGATGTCCGACATGATTGACGATCTTAACTTGGCAGTAGTTGATTCGGTAAACCAGATAAACCTGATGGCTAAGGAAGTTGGAAAGCTCAACAATGAAATAGGCGCATTGTCATCCGGCGAGATGCCGGTAAACGATCTTTTGAACCGCCGGGACGCTCTGGTGCAGGAAATTGCCAAGTACATGGATGTGACGGTTAACGGAGAGAGCGGCAGCGATCTGGTGGTGTCCTTGGGAGGCAACGTATTAGTTCAGGGCACAAAGGTAAACTTGTTGACGACAGAGACCGGAACAAACGGCCAGCAGGCTGTTGTTTGGGAGAGAGACTCGCAGCCGGTCAATATAAACGGCGGGCAGTTGTACGCAACTTTACAACTGCGTGATGAAACAATACCGGGTTATATGCAGCAGCTCGATGATATCGCAACGGAGCTTGTCTCTACCGTAAATGCGGCTCACCATACAGGCCAGACGCTTACGGGTGTGGCCGGTGGAGATTTCTTCAAGGCAGGCACAACCGCTGCGAATATCAGTCTCGACCCGAATGTCGCGTCAAATCCCAAGCTTGTGGCCGCATCAGGCTCAGATCCGACAAGCGCCGGAGCGGGCAATGGGGACATAGCTAAAGCCATTGCGAACCTCAAGAGCACTGCGACAAGCACGGGACACACGATCAACGAGATGTATGCGACCCTCATTGGTGATATCGGAAGCTCTTCAGCGTCGGCTGAAACGCAGTCGGAAGCCAGCGGCCTGTCTTTGCAGCAGTTTACCACCCAGCAGCAGGCGATTTCAGGTGTGTCGCTCGATGAAGAGATGACCAATATGATCAAGTTCCAGCAGGCATATAATGCCGCATCAAGGGTATTGACTGTAATGGATCAGATGCTACAAGTGTTGATAAACACCGGCACATAG
- a CDS encoding rod-binding protein, whose protein sequence is MKVQSTACSLLDSTSSSTSAAKTKSKTGASDSDDKKLRQACKDFESIFLGYLLKSMRKTVEKSDLMGSSQEEEIYQGMMDDEICKSAAESNSVGIASALYNQLSSQLNMSNHSKSRGEDQ, encoded by the coding sequence ATGAAAGTTCAGAGCACGGCTTGCAGTTTACTGGATTCGACGAGTTCCAGCACATCTGCGGCGAAGACAAAAAGCAAAACCGGCGCAAGCGATTCCGATGACAAAAAGCTCAGGCAGGCATGTAAAGATTTTGAGTCCATATTCCTTGGCTACCTGCTCAAATCAATGCGCAAGACCGTTGAAAAGAGCGATCTGATGGGTTCGAGCCAGGAAGAGGAGATATACCAGGGCATGATGGACGACGAAATCTGCAAATCGGCCGCCGAGAGCAATTCCGTCGGAATAGCAAGTGCGCTTTACAATCAATTGAGCTCACAACTCAATATGTCGAATCATAGCAAATCGCGAGGTGAAGACCAATGA
- a CDS encoding flagellar hook-basal body protein translates to MIRALYTAASGLVAQANRQDVIANNIANAQTPGFKREKVVSSSFAKELQSQMITAVERERPSYPDSPVDPVIVSAASATDNSQGPIRDTGNSFDFAIDGPGSFEVSASSGTNLTRAGNFRLDAAGELCTADGAKVLGENGTIKIPNGNMSVAADGEVSVDGTSVGKIKIVGAQAGQTKIMQGCIEGANVNIVREMVDMITNVRSFEANQKVITAVDGTLDKLINSAGNV, encoded by the coding sequence ATGATTAGAGCACTTTACACAGCAGCAAGCGGCCTGGTCGCCCAGGCTAACAGGCAGGATGTCATAGCCAACAATATCGCAAACGCGCAGACCCCTGGTTTCAAACGCGAAAAGGTGGTCTCATCTTCGTTCGCAAAAGAACTCCAGAGCCAGATGATAACGGCAGTCGAACGCGAGCGTCCGTCTTATCCGGATTCTCCGGTGGACCCGGTGATCGTAAGCGCAGCCTCTGCAACTGACAACTCTCAGGGGCCGATTCGCGACACGGGCAATTCGTTCGACTTTGCTATAGACGGGCCTGGGTCATTTGAAGTGAGCGCATCGAGTGGAACAAATCTCACTCGTGCAGGCAACTTCCGGCTCGACGCCGCTGGAGAGCTTTGCACAGCCGACGGGGCGAAAGTGCTTGGTGAAAATGGGACTATCAAGATACCCAACGGCAATATGAGTGTGGCCGCCGATGGCGAAGTGAGCGTGGACGGAACAAGCGTAGGCAAGATAAAGATAGTCGGCGCGCAGGCCGGTCAAACAAAAATCATGCAGGGCTGCATAGAGGGCGCGAACGTAAACATTGTTCGAGAAATGGTGGATATGATCACCAACGTCCGCTCCTTTGAAGCCAATCAAAAGGTAATCACCGCTGTTGACGGCACACTGGACAAGCTGATCAACAGCGCAGGAAACGTATAG